GCCAACCTGGCCATGCTCGACGGCGCCGAACTCGGCGAGGCCCTCTCCGCACACCCCGACGACATCGAGGCCGCCCTCACCGAGTACGAGCAGGCCATGTTCCCCCGCAGCGCCGAGGCCACCGCTTTTGAAGATGCCGAGTACCACGGGCCAGTACGCTCGCCAGGCTCCGGCCGACGGTGTCGCGTTCGGCGTCGTCGTAGTGCTCGCCGCGCATCGTCGTCCATGACCACGGCCGGCCGCAGCCGGGACGCCCGTCCCTGCCCATACGGCCTCCGTATGATCGGCGGCACTCGAACGCAGGCGCTCGCTCGCCCGGTCTCCTTATGGGTTGCGCCGAGGGCGCTCATGGTCGCGGCCCGGGGGGAGGGTGCGAACCTGTGGGAAGGAGATGCTGAGGGCCGTTGCCAGGACCACCGACAGGCTGCAGACGGTGAGGGTGGTCGCCAGACTGGTGGCCTCGGCGGCCGGGCCGGCCACCAGGAGGCCGAGTGAGGCCAGGGAGAGAGAGCCGAACCAGTCGTAGGAGCTGACTCGGGAGAGGGACTCCTCCGGGATCTTGTGCTGGAGGGTGGTGCTCCACAGGACGCCGTAGACGCTGATGCTCAGGCCGGTGAAGAACATCGCGGCGATGGTGAGCCAGGCCGGCGCCCGGGCGGCGAGGAGCGCCATGGGCAGCGCCGCGGGGAGTGCGGCGAGCGAGGCGATGAGGAGCGGACGTCGGGGCCGGAACCTGGCGCCCAGGGCCGCGCCGACGATGCTGCCCACCGCCTGGGCCCCGACGAGGGCCGACCAGGTCTGCGCTCCGCCGGAGTCCTGGAAACGAAGCGGCCCCAGCACCCCCACGGTGGCGTTCACCGCGGCCATCACCAGGGCGTACTGGGCGGTGAGGACCCACAGCCATTGGCGGGACATGAACTCCCGCTGTCCTTCCCGCAGATCCTGCCAGCCGGAGGTCGCGCGCCGCGGGCGCGGAGCGACGGGCACCTTGTGCATGAGCAAGCCGCTGGCGAAGAAGGTGAGGGCGTTCAAGGCGAGCGCCCAGCCCGCTCCGAAGAACCCGACGATGGCTCCGGCCGCCGCGAGGCCCACCAGGTTCGCGGTGTTGCTTCCGGTGCGCAGCGCCGAGTTGGCTCGCTGCAGGCTGTCCTCCGGGACGAGCTGCGGGATGAGACCGTCCATGGCGGGATACAGCAGCGCCGAGGCGGTTCCGGCCACCGCCGCCAGGAAGCACAGCAGGACGAGGGGGGCGCTCTCGGCGGTGATCAGGACCGCGAGGAACGTGAAGGCGATGCCCGCCGTGTATTCGGCGGCGAGGATGAGCCGTGAGCGCCGGACGCGGTCCGCGACGACCCCGCCGATCAGGATGAAGCACACCTGGGGAATGGCCTGGCAGGCAAGTACCAGGGAGAGCTGTCCCGGAGTGCTTCCGGGCAGGCTGAGCACACCGAAGGCGAGGGCGACGCGCGCCAGGCCGTTGCCGAAGACGGACACGGTGCGTGCGACGAGGAAGTAGAGGAAGCTCGGTTCGGCTGTCAGGGGTCTGGGGGGCGAGGCCTGCAGACCGGTCGTACTGCCTGAATTCTCAGGGCTGCGGGGCAACGGGGTTGTCTCCTCGGGCGGTGTCTGCGGAAGTGTGCCCCGCGTTGTTCAGGTAGGCGTCGGCCGCCCGGCAGAACGTCTCCACTCGACGTGCCAGGCCGGCGGCCGATGCCATCCAGAACTCCTCGGAACCCAGGTCGATGCCGCACCGTCGGGCGAG
Above is a window of Streptomyces sp. DT2A-34 DNA encoding:
- a CDS encoding MFS transporter codes for the protein MPRSPENSGSTTGLQASPPRPLTAEPSFLYFLVARTVSVFGNGLARVALAFGVLSLPGSTPGQLSLVLACQAIPQVCFILIGGVVADRVRRSRLILAAEYTAGIAFTFLAVLITAESAPLVLLCFLAAVAGTASALLYPAMDGLIPQLVPEDSLQRANSALRTGSNTANLVGLAAAGAIVGFFGAGWALALNALTFFASGLLMHKVPVAPRPRRATSGWQDLREGQREFMSRQWLWVLTAQYALVMAAVNATVGVLGPLRFQDSGGAQTWSALVGAQAVGSIVGAALGARFRPRRPLLIASLAALPAALPMALLAARAPAWLTIAAMFFTGLSISVYGVLWSTTLQHKIPEESLSRVSSYDWFGSLSLASLGLLVAGPAAEATSLATTLTVCSLSVVLATALSISFPQVRTLPPGRDHERPRRNP